In Melanotaenia boesemani isolate fMelBoe1 chromosome 5, fMelBoe1.pri, whole genome shotgun sequence, the DNA window TCGAAGAGTttaaaagaatttcaaagaacCTTAGTATCGCGTCAAATTTTTGTCAAAACCAGGgagagcaaaataaacatgctcGCGCGCAGATTACACTACCATCGCGCAGAAATTCATTTACCGAGAGGACAAAAGATCCTCTCGCGTGACAGACGACCAACTCCCGCGCGCGTGTGGAAGGCCTCGCGCGCGCATTTGTTACGTTCCGAGCGCGCGAAGCTGGATCAGACGCGCGCGCGTTTCTGTCATGCCGCCCCCGCTTGAGGATGGCTGCGCTCTCGCCAGCGTCTCTGCCCTCGCGGTGACGTTTTCCTCGCGCggatcaaaatgtgttttgacacaTGGGGGCGGGACAAATCTCCATTCTATAAGCCTTCTCCTGATTGGTCCGCGTACACAGGAAGTTGTGTCAGGAAGACCTTGACTGACAAGACGGCTGGAGCCGGGACAGTTGCGGTGGTTTTGGCATTTTGGCAACGATACTTTGCTTGAGGTAAGTGGAATTCACAGCAGTTCTTCCCGAAAAGTACGGATACTCCTCAGTAAACTATGCCGTTTTCGAATTAACAATTCTACAAGGACAAAAATCAATTCGATAACTTAGAATTATCTAAAAAACCagtctgtttttggtttctgcaaGTGCCTTTTATACCAGGAAAACAAACTGTCAAAAAGTACCTTGGTCTATTGACATATTTTACTCGTGCTAACTACATATTCCTAAGCAATTCTAAGTTATCGAATTGATTTTTGTCCTTGTAGAATTGTTAATTCGAAAACGGCATAGTTTACTGAGGAGTATCCGTACTTTTCGGGAAGAACTGCTGTGAATTCCACTTACCTCAAGCAAGAACTGCTGTGAATTCCACTTACCTCAAGCAAAGTATCGTTGCCAAAATGCCAAAACCACCGCAACTGTCCCGGCTCCAGCCGTCTTGTCAGTCAAGGTCTTCCTGACACAACTTCCTGTGTACGCGGACCAATCAGGAGAAGGCTTATAGAAATGGAGATTTGTCCCGCCCCATGtgtcaaaaacacattttgatccGCGCGAGGAAAACGTCACCGCGAGGGCAGAGACGCTGGCGATGAGCGCAAGCCATCCTCAAGCGGGGGCGGCATGACAGAAACGCAGCGCGCGTCTGATCCAGCTTCGCGCGCTCGGAACGTAAAATGCGCGCGCGAGGCTTCCACACGCGCGCGGGAGTTGTCGTCTGTCACGCGAGAGGATCTTTTGTCCTCTCGGTAAATGAATTTCTGCGCGATGGTAGTGTAATCTGCGCGCgagcatgtttattttgctctcCCTGGTTTTGACAAAAATTTGACGCGATACCTTTGttcttttagttttaaagtTAAGCAAAAAGCTTAAGGGGAGCGATGAAGGAAAAGAGAGTaagacaggaggaaaaaaaaagaggacactCAGGATAGAGGGAACAAATAGATGAGGGAAAAGAGGAGAGGATAGGACAGATTTTCTGGATATGGGGCAGGCGTAATCCTTTCCTTGTACTTTTTTGTCAGCAGGATAATATTGAAACattgttagtagaacattgttaaatgtagtttaacattttttaaactgcatttaacaatccatttaaaactcatacttttacataactatcctattttatgcagaaatatttgcaggcatttttatgtttgcatgcatttatttatattaatattgatgccaatTCAAATCAGATGTCCCTGTGAAGACAtacagaacagcattttatgtatggcgtaaattttaaatttatctaaattatttgtttttgtatgttttagtttttagtttgtatCCATCTGTAGTTgcccaggtgttttgtgttcactatGCAGTTTATAGATTAGCTCATAATTTTGTCTGCTCcaacagtttatttgtacagcacatttgaGAAATTTAGGTGTTTCCTTGGTTTTCATTGTGATATTCAGGTTTTGTGCAATTCTATGTAGAATGGAAACTCAGCTAGAGATCAGCTGTGTGAGTCATTCTATGAAACGGTGCCATTTGAGTCCACAAAATTTGATGAGATTAAAAAACCATAAAACTGTGTCCAACTGTATTTCCGAAGTTTCAAGCTGTaaagatatttgtttttaatcacataataaGAGACAATgctattttaaaagaacaatattccattttcattatttttaattagcaCATGGCCATTTTTGTCAAATCCACAGTGACCAACAAGGAATTTGCAACATATcaacaaaaatgtatattttttaaaataaaattgttttgttttcatgaataAATAGATATCCTTGATactattaattatattatttaaaagaatgactattatttttagtaaaaaaaaaaaaaaaaaatgagtgtgtTCCTTAGTTTGACTTACCACCCCGTCACACTTACTCTTTTGCCTATCCACAATTTTCTTGAAGCGGTTCATAGGGGGCGCCATTATCAACAGTTATGGGCGAAACTTCCGTCGCAACCGGAAGTAGCGGTTGTTTAGCTGGGGAGATTCGAGTTGGTCGGCGGGAGCTACGGGCTAAAGTTAGCGGTCGATTGTTAGAAAGTGAGAAATAACGAAATGTCCCGGAGTTCAGGAACATCGTGTGCTGTGCGTGGTTGTACATACAACCAGCGGAAACTAAATGAGTGGCTTAATTCAGAGTGCCTCGAACCAGATCATGAGCGGAAGAGAAAAGCTGACTGCCCGTGTCCGCAGATCTACAGTTTCTATCCACTCCCAAAAGACGAGGAAGTGAAAATTAATTGGCTCAAAAATCTCAACCTAAAAAAGCCTCCAAAGACCTTGTATGtctgttcttttcattttgtcaaCAAAAGCCATCGGATGACTACCCTTATTCCGACGCTTTTTCTCGGCTATGACAGACCACCGGCAAAGAGAAGACGCCGCTTAATCAGGAACGTTCAACAAACTGCCACAGGTATGTTAAACAGTTTGGTAAAGTTAGGCTGGGCAGGTTATGTTAATCTTTTGTGTATGTTAATCTTTTGTGATCGCTGTTGAggatattctgtttttattttttgcaaagtTTACAACATGTGTAGGAACCCTGTGATGACCTGTACTGTACACTGGACTAACCTTCCACATGATGGCAGCAGCGTGGCTGCAGGAGCGCCCAGCACCTGCAATGCAGGTACAACCCGCTGTCTGAATTTCACCTGACAGCTCTGCCAAAACCCAAGCCTGGTGGTGCGACACAGTCAGGGCTTGACTGGGCTCAACGCTGGCTTTAAGGTACACCAGGTCTTCTCCAACACAACTAATCAACACGGGCCCTACTTTATTGCTGTGGAGGTACTGGTATGCTTCGGCACTCTTCATATTTTGCATAGCTTCACCATCGCAATCCGTTGCGTTGATTACGTAGCTAAAGATGTTAGCATAAGTTATTCTCGGCCACTTCTTTACCTCATCCTCCCAATCCGTAATTGAGGAGGGAATGGGCAACGATATATCGCCTCTTCTGATCACTGTTTTACTGTGCTCCCATCTCGCCATCATGTCTTAAGTGAAGATTATGaaccattaaaaatataatactgTAAAGTAAATACGCCGGTTGCCAAGCGACAGCGGCTTCAAACCGGAAGTTTCGCCCACAAATTTTGGCCACGCCCACAACCCGGAAGAAGCCGCAGGAAAATTGTGGATAAAAATATACTCTTATTTTGGATGGCAtcacaaacaggaaatgacatcatgtgAGCCTCTGTTGGAGCCAAGTTGAAAAGCAGGCTATTgtatattgtttatttgatgtttttagaGGTTGGATGGGATCCGTCAAGTTTAATGTAACCATACTGTCATGCAAAATAGATTACCAAAACTTTTTTctgttgaaagaaaaaacacaataaatagaaataaaatgatgtttcaGGTTGAAATCAGATATACTGAGTCAGCTAGCTTAGCGTGTAGTGAACTGGCAGccattttatgttaaaatttaCCACCCCGTCACATTTTTCATTGTGGAGGGATGGTATGTATGAAGCATATACACctgtgaagttgttttaaatttatgtttttaactattAATATCCAATAAAGCACACTTTACTGGTaggaaaacacacaaattttattttatttttttttggtattcTTGGTCAAATTGTGTGCATATTGTCCGTGACGGGGTGGTACAAGAATGACCCCTGGGTCTGAATAAACATAGGGAATATTAATATTACAGGTaatattaaaaagtattttatacctgagcgctttataaataaagtttgatttgatttgatttgatttgatgaaggcagtgtacaaaaatttgtatataaaaagaatggctcacaaatgaacagctcacagctgtgaatcggttcccatcgttcatttaaaagagtcgttcaaaagaatcgattcgttcatctCTAATTTGTCTACAGCCTGACCAACTCAACCACAATGACTGACTAGTGACAAAGGCTGGTTAAGAATGAGATGCTTTCCCACAAGAGTGTGCAACAatctggtgaccagcatgagaaGGAAATACCAGGATGTTGTGGTAATGGATGGTTCCTCCAAATGCTACTGAGGCCTCTGTTTGTTAAAGTAAATACGAGTAAactgttaaaggtcccatattatacactttattcccaatctgagaccattcattaatatctaaatgaaatatttccgccatggtatggacaaatcgaccctcagtttgagtgcagcggcttctcttcacctccctctttttagcagcttcagaaatgtgccgtttatggtgggcggaaccctggtggagcagctcagctgttggctccgcccatcgcatcgcatcacttggctacatttacaacagtgctaatatattttcaagctatcagactaataaggccgaaacgataaaataactgccagctcctacctctccagctgtgtcacggacagttggtattgaacctggcttcagcttcaaacggttggcgaagcctgctttccatgcccccatgttgtggaaacagtcctctttgaaatgctggccacagacatgcaaaacctttggaagttttccgggtacatttcctccaaaaataaaattaatccactcagtcctcgtgggttcagtggatggaagtaaaaaaacgttttcgtgttcatttatgcagccacaaacagaacagtgcttctgtcgcttagccatgtccgctaacgagggttgccgaagagggaaaaacactgggcgctaggtgatttttagagggcgggctttgagagccggtagacgggtccatcgctctgtggggagtggttattgtcccttatgacgtcataacgtacacgctttcaaacaagctcatttcagcgcttacttccctagaggtggagcaggggggagagagagcgcctgaaagagtttcacacttacgggtctcctacacattgcggggggaccagtatgactgttccaaaaaccattaaaaaagtgaattttgcataatatgggacctttaaattaCCCAgatgtcttgtttcttcagactttaATCATCCAAAACAATTACACTAAACAATAGtcaacagcagaatcagctgtttggtaTTTGCAGAGAAGATTTAGCAAGTTTTAagcccacatactcaactctgctgctcatcctacaaacacatttttattacaaatgaaCAGATCTTCCAACAACAGAGGATTCATTGCCAAGAAGCAGCCAGAAAGCTGTAGAGTTTCAGCTGTTTGATCTGGTTCAAATATTTTAATCGGGTCTGCACTCTTCACATTTACAATGGAAACAGTGTTTGGAAGGTTTTAATCCAAACAAATTAATCCCATACTGCTGAATAATTTTATCTGGATTATGGTTGGTTTCCAACAATGAACAAAGATTTCATATGCATATATTTCTAGCAAACACATTTACAAGTGACATATAACTCAAGTATCCTCCAGCTTTTGCAGTTTTACCTGAGGATGTGGAAAGTGTCGACTTTAGTTACTGTATTTAGTTAGTGTTAGTTGGTACTTGAAATCATGTTTGCAGCTAACGTTGTGCATCACATTGCTCATGCTGCCTATAACATTAACTTAACATTTGAAGCAAGCTTCGGTTGATATTGTTAACTGTCCAACATTTCCTATCATATAAACTGCAGTAAGCTGAACACAGGAATTAACTGATGAAGCACAATTGTtggggaaatttcatattattccctttattatattgtgtctaatgatcactctcagggtaaacaggttgtttaggttcttggtaattaagtttaatactgagtagcctgttgctatcatgcattctttagaacagttcgctctgacctgtgtgacttatctgataccagccaggcgcctcaggatgacccagccgggcatcctgccttaatgtcactggggttgtttacgtgctcaatAAATTGAAAacagctcattaggtttgctgaagtgtctaatcctgtgtgaggaacagacaatctctttgtttgtatttcatgatgtgttgtgacgtgatcattctgcttaaaagatgctgcatgtatgtttcttatcagattctcttcagaactctgtgctgtcagacctctgaacagtgtctcgGATTGCAATTctgttctttatattttaatcctgtgttaaaaaaacttgtaatcatttttcacttcagaacagactcctcatccttgacagagtaacttttttgcCTCAACAACCTGGTGTCAGAAGTGCTCCTGCGTGGTCAGTTTCGGGTTTTACGACGGGTGTCTGATCAACCTGAGTACGTCTCAGCCTCTGTTTCTGGGGGACTCCTCGTGGATCTCCTTACTGGCCCGCCAGGACCTCGAACATCTTCCATCCTGTCAAGGAAGTCTGGTGAGTGAGAAATTACTCtaggattttaatttgctctcacgcacacacacatctctcccTTTTTAGAAAAGGAAGGAAGCCGGGCAGCCGGGGGGTTTTGGGAGCTCCGCTTACTAGGAGCAGGCCTGGAAGTCTCATTAGGAGATCTGGGCAGgttaaaatcccttcacaagGGTGTGAGTGGGTCTCTCGCTGGAAAGCAGTGAGATAGGGCGGACGGATTAGCCGTTATTCCGTATTCTACAGAGACGTCTGTAGTCTAAGGTGTGGGAATAATCCTCCCCGTGCTTAAGTGTAAACATGGGTAATGTAGGCTCCAAAACACCGGCGACGCCCCGTGGTGAACTCTTCGAGTTCATGGAACATAAGTATGGGAAAATGTGTGTGGAGGTGTGTGCAGAGTGGATTCAGAATGGTATTTTTCCAGCCGAAGGCTCTTTGAGCCCGGCggcattaaaaataactaaagaaggATTAGATAAGATGAGggacaaattaaaatcacagaaaCGGGTgaaggtctcagattgggaccGCTTAGAAAAACATCAGGCGGCTTTAACAAACTGGCTCGCAGAATGTGAGCGTCGGCAGAGAAAACAGAACGCCCGAGTTCTTCCAAAACTTACTGACCCTCCACAGACTGACCTGCACCGACCTGACAACAGCCATGATAAGCTGACGACAACCTCTGTTACTGTGTCTCATTTTTCTCAGCTGAAAACTAACCCATTGTATCCCCCTCTACCTGCATGTCCATCATCGGGCCCGAGGGGCCAGAACACCTCATTCCCGTGCCCAGACCTGACGATGCATGGAGCCTCTCCGGATCCGGACTTGGATTGCCTCCCCCCAGTCCCACCACCTCCTCCCGCTGACCAAGATCCATCCCTGGCGGGAGCTGCTGCCCATGAACTGATACCGCCCAAGGCCAAACCCCAGCCCGATCCGCAgaccacagaggaaaagaaaaagtccaaagcCCCTCACAAAAGCGGCAGAACCTCCCCGGTGACCCTGAGGAAAGATGGCCTGAAATCAGATTCCACCACTCACTTATGCCCCATGGTCGAAGTGGCGGGTCCCACGGGGCCCGTTCTGGTCTTCCGAACATGGACGGAGACCGAGGTCGGGGAGGTGGGGGCCCAATTGCCAGACCCTGTTTCTTTTGGGCCAAAGTTTGCTGATGAATTTCCTCTTTTCTGCCAGGAGTTCCGCCCCACAGGTGCAGAGATCCGCCGGATGATGGCTAGACGGCTTAAGGTGACTGAACTGTCTAAGATCCAGGCCAAACTCCCCGCCGCTGATCTGAGGCTGGGGAATCCTGACTGGGGCCATGCTGATGACCTCCTTTACAAAACCGCGGTAGACAAACTGGCAGAGGAGGTACGTACCAATTTCCCGGCCTCAATGAACATGACCACCGAGTCTGTGTCACAGTCTCAACTTTTGGAGGCCAGACTGCACCCTCACCGGGCTGGGAAGCCTGTTCCCCCACCCCTTGGGAAAATATGTGCGCTGATGCTGTCATTAAGGGCCTCCACCCTGAAGTCGCGGACGAACTAAAGCGACAGTTGGTTGGGTGGGATGTCAGTCCACGTATG includes these proteins:
- the LOC121639767 gene encoding uncharacterized protein LOC121639767 codes for the protein MGNVGSKTPATPRGELFEFMEHKYGKMCVEVCAEWIQNGIFPAEGSLSPAALKITKEGLDKMRDKLKSQKRVKVSDWDRLEKHQAALTNWLAECERRQRKQNARVLPKLTDPPQTDLHRPDNSHDKLTTTSVTVSHFSQLKTNPLYPPLPACPSSGPRGQNTSFPCPDLTMHGASPDPDLDCLPPVPPPPPADQDPSLAGAAAHELIPPKAKPQPDPQTTEEKKKSKAPHKSGRTSPVTLRKDGLKSDSTTHLCPMVEVAGPTGPVLVFRTWTETEVGEVGAQLPDPVSFGPKFADEFPLFCQEFRPTGAEIRRMMARRLKVTELSKIQAKLPAADLRLGNPDWGHADDLLYKTAVDKLAEEVRTNFPASMNMTTESVSQSQLLEARLHPHRAGKPVPPPLGKICALMLSLRASTLKSRTN